Below is a window of Caldisericia bacterium DNA.
AAACGAAAATTACACATTTAATAACTTCGTTGTGGGGGATAGTAATAAACTTGCCCATGCTGCAAGCCTTGCTGTAGCAAAAAACCCTGGACATTCCTACAACCCCCTTTTCATATATGGAGGTGTTGGGCTTGGAAAAACTCATCTTATTCAAGCTATTGGACACTATGTTCTTGATACAAAACCAGCATTAAAGGTGGTTTATGTGACAAGTGAAATATTTACAAATGAGGTTATACGGTCTATTCAAAAGGGTAAAATGAATGACTTTCACAACAAATACAGAAGTGTGGATGTGCTTTTAATTGATGATATTCAGTTTCTCGCTGGGAAAGAGAGGACACAGGAGGAGTTCTTCCACACATTTAATGCCCTCCATAACAACTACAAACAGATAGTTATTACAAGCGATAGGCTTCCAAAAGAGATCCCCACACTTGAGGATAGATTAAGGAGTAGGTTTGAGTGGGGGTTGATGGTGGATATTGCTCCCCCTGATTTTGAAACAAGGGTGGCAATTTTAAAGAAAAAGGCGGAGAAAGAGAAGATAAAGGTGCCTGATGATGTAATCTACTATATTGCGGAGAATATAAAATCAAACATAAGGGAGCTTGAAGGAGCATTAATTAGACTTCTTGCACATGCCTCTTTAAATAACTCAGAGATAACCCTTGATTTTACAAAAAGGATACTCTCTGGAATATTTGGGAAGATAGAGAAAAAAAAGATTGACGCAGAAGAGATTAAAAATGTTGTCTCCTCTTATTTCTCCATATCAGTGGAGGATATAGAGGGTGGAAAGAGATCTCAAGATTATACAATTCCAAGGCAGATTGCAATGTACCTTATTAGGGAACTTACAAATCTCTCTCTTCCACAGATTGGAAATTTATTTGGTGGAAGGGACCATACAACAGTTCTTTATTCAATAGATAAAATAAAGAGAGAGTTAAAAAAGGATGAGAATTTAAAAGCTGCCGTTGAGGAAATAAGG
It encodes the following:
- the dnaA gene encoding chromosomal replication initiator protein DnaA, producing MKDYLSTPSYETWFKTTKALEETEDKLVIGVISEFGRDWIRSNYLPLIKEVIRAVAGKDLSLEFVVLKEKGKEEKIIKEEIINRRKLGLNENYTFNNFVVGDSNKLAHAASLAVAKNPGHSYNPLFIYGGVGLGKTHLIQAIGHYVLDTKPALKVVYVTSEIFTNEVIRSIQKGKMNDFHNKYRSVDVLLIDDIQFLAGKERTQEEFFHTFNALHNNYKQIVITSDRLPKEIPTLEDRLRSRFEWGLMVDIAPPDFETRVAILKKKAEKEKIKVPDDVIYYIAENIKSNIRELEGALIRLLAHASLNNSEITLDFTKRILSGIFGKIEKKKIDAEEIKNVVSSYFSISVEDIEGGKRSQDYTIPRQIAMYLIRELTNLSLPQIGNLFGGRDHTTVLYSIDKIKRELKKDENLKAAVEEIRRMLIGD